A window of the Dyadobacter pollutisoli genome harbors these coding sequences:
- a CDS encoding glycosyl-4,4'-diaponeurosporenoate acyltransferase CrtO family protein, which translates to MRKVFTLVIIAITTVILVGALVHYIGVQGFLFSWSLNFMLMACTFTFTETLKSELASSYYHDKAWELRGKIYESFGINIYRKLLVLIGWEKLNKKSNPMEKNTKALMYLHYRTKQSELGHLIIFVVVIGFNIFVAFEFGILKSLWLLVLNVLFNLYPILLQRYNRPRLERAINLSKRR; encoded by the coding sequence ATGCGAAAAGTCTTTACATTAGTTATTATTGCAATCACTACGGTTATCCTGGTCGGCGCGCTGGTTCATTATATTGGGGTCCAAGGGTTTTTATTCTCATGGAGTCTTAATTTTATGTTGATGGCATGCACTTTTACTTTTACGGAAACACTGAAAAGTGAACTTGCTTCTTCGTACTATCATGATAAGGCTTGGGAACTGAGAGGAAAAATATATGAGTCTTTCGGAATAAATATTTACAGAAAATTATTGGTTTTGATTGGTTGGGAAAAGCTGAACAAAAAGTCCAACCCGATGGAAAAGAATACTAAGGCTTTAATGTATCTGCATTACCGGACGAAGCAATCTGAATTGGGTCATTTAATTATTTTTGTTGTAGTTATTGGCTTCAATATTTTCGTGGCATTTGAATTTGGAATTCTCAAATCCCTGTGGTTACTAGTACTGAATGTATTATTTAATCTGTATCCAATTTTACTGCAACGATACAATCGGCCACGATTAGAAAGAGCTATTAATTTAAGTAAACGCAGATAA
- a CDS encoding TonB-dependent receptor, which translates to MKQFLKSTIFIGVLLFPQFLSAQDNPTINATVSGKILDNRTNEALVGATVTIKGTTNGAVTDANGEFKLITGQKLPFTLVVSFVGFLKKEVLINDSKVEIKLDVNDTQLADVVISSRRRQESAQDVPIPISVVGGTRAEDAGAFNVNRLKELVPTVQLYASNARNTTLNIRGLGSTYGLTNDGVDPGVGFYVDGVYYARPAATALDFIDIERVEVLRGPQGTLFGKNTTAGAFNITTRAASFRPGANFELSYGNLGFVQAKASVTGPLSKKLAARVSFTGTQRNGTFFNVHTQLPINDINNIGVRGQLLFTPSDHVNITVIGDISNQKPAGYGWPVAGVVTTKRAAYRQFNNIIADLNYSLPYQSAFERKLDLDTPSKADNQLGGVSVNADIKIGNGTLTSTSAWRYWKWTPLNDRDYIGLPVFTISSGNSKHDQWSQEIRYSGKISPRLSGVVGVFGLWQDLTSDPVQTEEAGSAQWRFAQSSTSALWKTPGLFDNFGIRTTNEIKSTSLAVFAQADWAVTDKIHVLPGIRYNYDKKVVDYSRVTYGGLQTSDAALIALKNGVYTNQSFNTDYTKGNFSGQLSAQYKASSNFNAYATYSIGFKPIGVNVGGLPTASGQILIDLANVKPEHVDHKEFGIKTKPSGNSVLNLTVYQSDIKDYQTQVQTPEPGVNRGYLANAEKVRVKGAEIDGNIRFSNLTLNAAVAYTDGKYVRFANAPVPLEEVGGPQAFKDVSGGRLPGISKWSGSVGGEVTFKGTLIGLKGNYFLGIDEFYRSEFSSSPSPSEYLNIDGYALTNARFGFRASNGLTFFLWGRNIFNKDYYEQLLAAPGSAGQYAGIVGDQRTYGVTIRFTY; encoded by the coding sequence ATGAAACAATTTTTAAAGTCGACCATCTTTATAGGAGTACTTCTATTTCCACAGTTTCTTTCCGCACAGGATAACCCCACTATCAACGCAACCGTTTCCGGAAAAATACTCGATAACCGCACCAACGAAGCCTTGGTAGGGGCAACGGTAACCATTAAAGGAACTACCAACGGCGCGGTGACTGACGCGAACGGAGAGTTCAAATTGATCACAGGCCAAAAACTACCTTTCACACTAGTCGTTTCTTTTGTGGGCTTTCTCAAAAAGGAGGTTTTGATCAATGACAGCAAAGTTGAAATCAAGCTGGATGTAAATGATACACAGCTGGCAGACGTGGTGATTTCATCTCGTCGTCGTCAGGAATCAGCTCAGGACGTTCCTATCCCTATATCGGTAGTCGGTGGAACGAGGGCTGAGGACGCGGGTGCTTTTAATGTCAACAGACTAAAAGAATTGGTGCCGACTGTGCAGTTATATGCTTCCAATGCGCGGAACACAACGCTGAATATTCGTGGTCTGGGATCAACTTACGGGTTAACAAACGACGGCGTTGACCCAGGTGTAGGTTTTTATGTGGACGGTGTTTACTATGCCCGCCCGGCAGCCACTGCACTCGACTTCATTGATATTGAGCGTGTTGAGGTGCTTCGTGGGCCGCAAGGAACGCTATTTGGAAAAAATACGACTGCCGGTGCTTTCAACATTACAACCCGTGCGGCGAGTTTCCGACCGGGAGCTAACTTTGAGCTAAGCTACGGTAACCTGGGCTTCGTTCAGGCAAAGGCGTCGGTAACCGGTCCATTAAGTAAAAAGCTCGCTGCACGCGTTTCCTTTACGGGTACACAACGTAACGGAACGTTTTTTAATGTTCATACCCAATTGCCGATCAATGATATTAACAACATTGGTGTAAGAGGGCAGCTTCTGTTCACGCCGAGCGACCATGTAAACATTACCGTGATCGGGGACATTTCAAACCAAAAACCGGCAGGATATGGTTGGCCGGTGGCTGGTGTTGTGACTACCAAAAGGGCTGCATACAGACAATTCAACAACATTATCGCTGATTTGAATTATTCGCTTCCATACCAAAGCGCTTTTGAACGTAAGCTGGACCTGGATACACCTTCCAAAGCTGACAATCAGCTGGGCGGTGTTTCGGTGAATGCAGATATTAAAATTGGGAACGGAACCCTGACCAGTACATCCGCCTGGCGTTACTGGAAATGGACACCATTAAATGACCGGGATTACATTGGGTTACCTGTATTTACAATCTCGTCTGGTAATTCAAAGCATGACCAATGGTCTCAGGAGATACGTTATTCAGGAAAAATATCACCGAGATTAAGCGGGGTAGTTGGCGTGTTCGGTCTCTGGCAGGACCTGACCTCCGATCCGGTACAGACAGAGGAAGCCGGGTCAGCACAATGGCGGTTTGCACAGAGCTCAACCAGTGCATTATGGAAAACGCCCGGGCTGTTTGACAACTTCGGTATCCGTACCACCAACGAAATCAAAAGTACGAGTTTGGCCGTATTCGCACAGGCCGACTGGGCTGTGACCGATAAGATCCATGTTTTGCCAGGTATCCGCTACAACTACGACAAGAAAGTGGTGGATTACAGCAGGGTAACCTACGGCGGGTTGCAAACAAGCGATGCTGCATTGATCGCACTGAAAAACGGCGTGTATACCAATCAGTCCTTTAATACCGATTATACCAAAGGAAATTTCTCAGGACAGCTGTCTGCTCAATATAAAGCCAGCAGTAATTTCAATGCTTATGCTACGTATTCCATTGGATTTAAGCCAATTGGAGTGAATGTGGGAGGTTTGCCAACGGCCAGCGGTCAGATTTTAATTGACCTGGCCAATGTGAAACCAGAACACGTAGATCACAAAGAATTTGGTATTAAAACAAAACCATCGGGCAATTCGGTACTAAACCTGACGGTGTACCAGTCTGACATCAAAGATTATCAAACACAGGTACAGACTCCCGAACCAGGTGTAAACCGCGGTTACCTGGCAAATGCAGAAAAAGTACGTGTAAAAGGAGCAGAGATAGACGGTAACATCCGCTTTTCAAACCTGACATTGAATGCGGCCGTGGCATATACCGACGGTAAATACGTACGTTTCGCCAATGCGCCTGTGCCATTGGAAGAGGTAGGCGGGCCCCAGGCGTTTAAGGATGTTTCGGGTGGAAGACTTCCGGGGATCTCCAAATGGTCGGGTTCCGTGGGTGGCGAGGTAACTTTCAAAGGAACATTAATCGGTTTGAAGGGTAACTATTTCCTTGGCATCGATGAATTCTATCGTTCAGAGTTCTCGTCAAGTCCGTCACCATCTGAGTATCTGAACATTGACGGCTATGCGTTGACCAATGCACGATTCGGTTTCAGGGCCTCTAACGGACTCACATTCTTCCTCTGGGGACGGAATATTTTCAATAAAGATTATTACGAGCAACTTTTGGCTGCCCCCGGCAGCGCAGGCCAATACGCGGGTATCGTGGGAGACCAGCGTACCTACGGAGTTACGATCAGATTTACATATTGA
- a CDS encoding DUF1440 domain-containing protein → MGRLTISGQGFKTILSATFVAGALDIIVAILVYAMIMGKTTPSRIILSIASGIFGKEAYSGGTAMVLTGLVLHFFIAFLFSVFYYFLYQNVASISGKRVTSGILYGIFIWVVMNLIVLRIVFPAMPAPELQAIATGMSIVIVAVGIPISYIISAGSRRW, encoded by the coding sequence ATGGGTAGGTTAACAATTAGCGGACAAGGTTTCAAAACGATTCTTTCGGCAACATTTGTTGCGGGTGCGCTGGATATTATTGTCGCCATTCTCGTTTACGCGATGATCATGGGAAAAACCACCCCGTCGAGGATCATCCTGTCCATTGCAAGCGGGATTTTCGGCAAAGAAGCATATTCCGGAGGTACTGCGATGGTTCTGACAGGCCTTGTTTTGCATTTCTTTATCGCATTTCTGTTCTCTGTTTTCTATTATTTTCTTTATCAAAATGTTGCCTCGATCAGTGGAAAAAGAGTCACCAGTGGCATTTTATATGGCATATTCATTTGGGTGGTCATGAACTTGATCGTACTTCGTATCGTGTTTCCGGCCATGCCCGCGCCCGAGCTGCAAGCCATTGCAACCGGGATGAGCATTGTGATCGTGGCAGTCGGTATTCCAATTTCTTACATTATTTCGGCCGGAAGTCGCCGCTGGTAG
- a CDS encoding rhamnogalacturonan acetylesterase yields MLKTYLKRTGFAVSLWLVTAFAPHAKISVYLIGDSTMAVKQVSAYPETGWGMPFAHFFDDSVVVVNGAMNGRSTRTFIEENRWQPISDKLREGDFVLIQFGHNDEVKTKKSYTTEAEFQSNLQRFIDESQAKKATPILITPVARRSFDASGKIVDTHTIYAELVRSVAIKNHLPWIDLDKLSRELLQKMGPENSKFLFLHLEPDEHPNYPEGKEDNTHFSELGARKMAELVLADMKRQKIALSQRVVQKSK; encoded by the coding sequence ATGCTTAAAACATACTTAAAAAGGACTGGCTTTGCCGTCAGCTTATGGCTGGTCACGGCCTTTGCTCCACATGCTAAGATATCGGTTTACCTGATCGGGGATTCCACGATGGCTGTCAAACAGGTGAGTGCCTATCCCGAAACGGGGTGGGGGATGCCGTTTGCCCATTTTTTTGATGATAGTGTCGTGGTGGTCAATGGGGCGATGAATGGTCGTAGTACGCGAACCTTCATAGAGGAAAACCGGTGGCAACCTATCTCAGACAAACTGCGGGAAGGAGACTTTGTCCTGATCCAGTTTGGACACAATGATGAAGTTAAGACGAAAAAAAGCTATACGACTGAGGCCGAGTTTCAATCAAATTTGCAAAGGTTTATTGACGAAAGTCAGGCGAAAAAGGCGACTCCGATATTGATTACGCCGGTCGCTCGGAGGAGTTTCGACGCTTCCGGAAAAATTGTTGATACACATACCATATACGCAGAACTTGTGCGTTCGGTAGCCATCAAGAACCACCTTCCATGGATTGATCTCGATAAGCTGAGCCGGGAGTTGCTTCAAAAAATGGGGCCGGAAAATTCCAAATTTTTATTCCTGCACCTGGAACCCGATGAGCATCCTAATTACCCGGAAGGCAAAGAGGACAATACGCATTTCAGTGAGCTCGGCGCGCGAAAAATGGCGGAATTGGTGTTGGCAGACATGAAAAGACAGAAGATAGCGCTGAGCCAGCGTGTCGTTCAAAAGAGCAAATAA
- a CDS encoding sensor histidine kinase, with protein sequence MFSPFAVKIAFFVVFQAVVVCLNFYYLIPRYLQTRKFPAYLAYFFTVNIVAALLIVSGYYLSAALFQIPIETVYGKGTNCFYYFFGEAMPSTLATSTLAMSIKLAANWIVTDRNKRMLEKERLESELSFLRNQFNPHFLFNSINSIFFLIHKNPDRAAASLTKFSELLRHQLYECNDHQIPLEKELMYLQNFIELERLRQNKNVNVVVETTLADHESLTIAPFILMTFVENAFKHVSKNSNRQNEIVIKLRSADHHLDFLITNTISQDHVQKPEFGGIGLKNVQRRLDLIYPHQYHLDIGQADRDFRVSLRLQLEELRAQEPYQHL encoded by the coding sequence ATGTTTTCCCCATTTGCAGTTAAAATAGCCTTTTTTGTGGTTTTTCAGGCGGTGGTCGTCTGTCTTAACTTCTACTATCTCATACCCCGGTATCTCCAAACCAGGAAGTTTCCCGCCTACCTGGCTTACTTTTTTACGGTCAATATAGTTGCCGCCCTGCTTATTGTCTCAGGCTATTATCTTAGTGCCGCGTTATTTCAAATTCCCATTGAAACCGTCTACGGGAAAGGCACTAACTGCTTTTATTATTTCTTTGGAGAGGCCATGCCATCGACATTGGCCACCTCTACCCTGGCCATGAGCATTAAACTGGCTGCTAACTGGATCGTTACCGACCGCAACAAGCGTATGCTTGAAAAAGAAAGACTGGAATCAGAACTGAGCTTTCTTAGAAATCAGTTTAACCCGCATTTTCTCTTTAACAGCATTAATTCAATCTTTTTTCTCATTCATAAAAACCCTGATCGCGCTGCGGCATCTCTCACCAAATTTTCAGAACTCTTACGGCATCAGCTATACGAATGCAACGATCATCAGATCCCGCTGGAAAAGGAGCTGATGTATCTTCAAAACTTCATCGAGCTGGAAAGGCTGCGGCAAAATAAGAATGTAAATGTAGTAGTGGAGACAACGCTAGCCGACCACGAAAGTTTAACCATTGCTCCTTTTATCCTGATGACTTTTGTCGAAAACGCGTTCAAGCACGTTTCGAAAAACAGTAACCGTCAGAACGAGATCGTCATCAAATTAAGGTCCGCAGATCATCACCTCGATTTTCTGATCACCAACACAATCTCACAAGATCATGTACAGAAACCAGAATTCGGCGGCATAGGTCTTAAAAATGTGCAACGAAGGCTCGATCTCATTTATCCCCACCAGTACCATCTCGACATCGGCCAAGCCGATCGGGATTTCCGCGTGAGCTTGCGGCTACAACTAGAAGAACTTCGAGCGCAGGAACCCTACCAGCATTTGTAG